The following coding sequences are from one Lolium rigidum isolate FL_2022 chromosome 6, APGP_CSIRO_Lrig_0.1, whole genome shotgun sequence window:
- the LOC124667389 gene encoding bromodomain adjacent to zinc finger domain protein 2B-like, which translates to MASPSTSTKTTTFALPRLRDLIEHDDEEDELVEEEEDDNDEDDWDVRKRMSRLSVAGSDGDDADDEDDGRRGVDDEDEEDDDEVRSDGAHGEYGSRPWHPYGSPGHLQPPSSASLPGTPERGAPSQSQSPWGYGYSKDYASETEAAARWPGGAGPHEMRRQQHRRQRMMREVWLDRAWQIRKQRRELGERGDQATVLVGGKGGGESPARAGGVAMDMDELRACKDLGFDLPCDWTVEIPSYAVPAVDTGSSGGNSPASGGSWRISSPGDDPKEVKARLKVWAQAVALTSASRLGA; encoded by the exons ATGGCGTCCCCGTCAACGTCCACAAAGACGACGACGTTCGCGCTGCCGAGGCTCCGGGATCTCATCGagcacgacgacgaggaggatgagctcgtcgaggaggaggaggacgacaacgATGAGGACGACTGGGACGTGCGCAAGCGCATGTCCCGCCTCTCCGTCGCCGGATCCGACGgtgacgacgccgacgacgaggacgacgggcgCAGAGGCGTCGAtgacgaagatgaagaggacgacgacgaggtgaGGTCAGATGGTGCCCACGGCGAGTACGGGAGCCGGCCGTGGCACCCGTACGGGAGCCCGGGACACCTGCAGCCCCCCTCCTCGGCGTCCCTACCGGGCACCCCGGAGCGCGGGGCGCCGTCTCAGTCTCAATCGCCGTGGGGATAcggctactccaaggactacgcgagcgagacggaggcggcggcgcggtggccgggcGGGGCCGGGCCGCACGAGATGCGCAGGCAGCAGCACCGTCGGCAGCGGATGATGCGGGAGGTGTGGCTGGACCGCGCGTGGCAGATACGGAAGCAGCGGCGGGAGCTGGGAGAGCGCGGCGACCAGGCGACGGTGCTGGTCGGCGGGAAGGGCGGCGGCGAGTCCCCCGCGCGGGCCGGCGGCGTTGCCATGGATATGGACGAGCTGCGCGCCTGCAAGGACCTCGGCTTCGACTTGCCGTGCGACTGGACGGTGGAGATCCCCAGCTACGCCGTCCCCGCCGTCGacaccggcagcagcggcggcaacTCGCCGGCCTCGGGCGGCAGCTGGCGCATCTCCAGCCCCG GAGATGATCCCAAGGAAGTCAAGGCGAGGCTCAAAGTGTGGGCCCAGGCAGTGGCGCTGACATCTGCTTCTCGGCTCGGCGCTTGA